The following is a genomic window from Hymenobacter monticola.
TGAACGGCCACAAGCTGGAACCGAAACAGGCCGAAGATGCCGTATACTTGGCCTTCAACAAGCCGGTGGGCATCACGAGCACCACCGAGCCGGGCGTGCGCGGCAACATCGTGGACTACGTGAACCACGCCGCGCGCGTGTTCCCCATCGGCCGGCTCGACAAGGACTCATCGGGCCTGATTTTCCTGACCAGCGACGGCGACATCGTGAACAAGATTCTGCGGGCCGGCAACCAGCACGAAAAGGAATACGTGGTGACGGTAGACCGCGTGCTCACTGACCGTATGCTCGACGAAATGGCCAACGGCATCCCCATGCTGGGCACCGTCACCAAAAAGTGCGTCATCCAAAAGGAAACGCCCTATATCTTCCGCATCACGCTGGTGCAGGGGCTCAACCGCCAGATTCGGCGCATGGTGGAGCATTTCGGCTACGAGGTGGTGAAGCTCGAACGCGTGCGCATCATGAACGTGACGCTGAAAGGCTTGCCTGTGGGCGACTGGCGCGAGCTGACGCCTGCTGAGCTGGCCGGCATCATGAAAATGGTGGCCAATTCGAGCGGCACCGAGGAAGCTTCCGGTGGCCGCAGCCGCAGCAAAGCGCCGGCCCGCAAAGCCGCCTCCGCTCCCGCCGATGCCCCGGCCGCGCAGCCCGGCAAGCCCCGACCGCGCAAGCCGGGCCCGCCCTCCATGTTCAACCCCTCGGGCACCGGCTGGTGGGGCCCGCGCCCCGAAAAAGACGCATCCGCGGGCAAGGCCGCGCCCGGCAGCAAGCGCCCCGCCAAGGCCGGCCCGGGCGGGCCCGCGCGGGCCAAGAGTTCGGCCCCGTCGCCCCAGCGGCCCAAAAGCGCCGGCCCCGGCAGTTCGGCGCGGCCCCAGAGTGGCCGGCCCGGCACTGCCGGCGGCCGCCCGGCGGGCCCCGGCAAGAGCGGAAGCCGGGGCCCGGGCCGGCCGCGCTAGTGCCGACGGCCGGAATCATTGCCCCGCCCGCTGTCGTTAGCTGCCGAATGAATCACCTGTTCCTGCTTTTTGGCCTGTGGCTGCCGGCCGCGCCCCCCGCCGCCCCGCCCCTCGCGCCCCTCCAGATTGCCGAGCAGTTTGTGGCCCCTCTGGGCTGGGCCGACATGAAGGACTACCTCTGCTGCGAGGCCGCCGGGCAGGCCAAGCGCGAGACCCTAGGCCAGCAGATTCCGCCGCAGCTGCAGCGCACCTGCCAGCTCGTGGCGCAGGGCGACAGCACCGCCGTGGTGGCCGTGGAGCTGCAGGGCCCCGCCGAGCACCGCGACTTCTACCTGCACTTCCGACACGAAGCCGAAGGCTGGAAGCTGGGCGCCATCCGCAACCTGGCCATGACGCACCTGGGGCCGCCCATGGTGGAACTGCTCTCGGCCCTGCCGCCCGCCGAAGTGGCCGACTACGACCGCAAGCACCCCGACGCCAGCCACGCCTTCACCATCGGCAACCTGCGCCTGTGGACCGCCGCCGACGCCGACATTGCCGCTCATTTTCGAAAAAACCGGGCTGATTTTCGCAAGGTGCTGCGCTTGGTGCAGAGCGGCCAGTACTTTGCCCGCGTCGATAGCTTGGCCGCTGGCGAGAAAGCCGCCAATGCCAACCCGGCCGTGCACGCCCTGCTGCGCAAGCTGTACCTGAGCCGCGTGACGCGCCGCGAAACCGGCTGCGCCAGCTGCCTGGAGTTCGTCATCGGCGGCAAGGTGAACAGCACGGTGGGCCTGCTCTACCAACCCGAGCCCGCCCAACTGCCGGCCATGACGCCCGAGCACCTCATCGTGCTCAAGCCGCTGGGCGAGGGCTGGTACCTGTATAAGACGACTTAACGCAGCTCGAACGACGTAGGGGCGGGGCTTGCCCCCGCCCGCTGTTGAACGATACACCTGGTTCGGCGCAAACGTCCGGGCGGGGGCAAGCCCCGCCCCTACGTCGTTCAAATTTTATAAGTATATCCCATGAAAAAACCCGCCCCCGCCACGCCCACCGAAAAGGAGCAACTGCACCCGCGCAACCCGCACCGCGCGCCCTACGACTTCCCGCAGCTCAGCCAGGCCAGCCCGGCGCTGAAAGCCTTCGTGCAGCCCAACAAGTTCGGCAATCTGTCGATTGACTTCGCCGACCCGGCGGCGGTGAAAGCGCTTAACCGGGCGCTGCTGAAGCAGTTTTATGGCATTGAGCACTGGGACATTCCGCGCGGCTACCTGTGCCCGCCCATTCCCGGCCGGGCCGACTACGTGCACTACCTGGCCGATTTGCTGGCCGACAGCAACGGCGGCCAGCTGCCGCGCGGCGAGGACATCACCGTGCTCGACGTGGGCGTGGGCGCCAACTGCATCTACCCCATCATTGGCCGGCGCGAATACGGCTGGCACTTCGTGGGCTCCGACGTGGACGGCGTGGCCGTGCGCGCCGCCCAGCAGATTGAGGCCTCCAACCCCAGCCTGGCCGGCGCCATCGAGGCCCGCCTGCAACCCTCCCGCACCCGCATTTTCGACGGGCTCATTCAAGCCGGGGAAGTGTTCGACCTGACGATGTGCAACCCGCCCTTTCATGCGTCGGCAGCGGAGGCGGCGGCCGGCTCGCAGCGCAAAGTAGCTGGCCTGGGCACCGGCCCGGCCCGCGGGCGCGGCCCCCGCCCCACGCTCAATTTTGGCGGACAGCACAACGAGTTGTGGTGCGAGGGCGGCGAGGCCGGCTTCATGCGGCGCATGGTGCAGGAAAGCGGGCGGCGGCCCACTTCCGCCTACTGGTACACGTCGTTGGTGTCGAAAAAAGAAACCCTGCCCGGCGTGTACCGCGCCCTGCAAACGGCGGGTGCTACCGACGTGCGCACCATCGAAATGGCTCAGGGCCAGAAGAAAAGCCGCCTTGTGGCCTGGACGTTTCTGAAGCCGCAGCAGCAAGCCGCCTGGCGAAAAGCCCGCTGGAGCCCGGCCGGCGCCTGAGCCCAGCGGAAACGCTCCGAATATTGCGTATCTTCGTGATAATCCACGCCGCGGCGGAGCCGGCTTTCCCGAAACCGGCCCCGTCGCCCCAACGAATCAGCAACAAAACAAACACTATGGGTAGGTCTCAAGAGACATTTGGTAAGAAAGACAACGAGAAAAAGCGCGCCAAGAAGAAAACCGAGAAGGAGGAGCGCAAAGCCGAGCGCCAGGCCAACGCCAAATCGGGCGTGGCCCTGGAAGAAATGTTTGCTTACGTGGACGAGGACGGTAACATCACCACCACCCCGCCCGACCCCACCCGCAAGCGCGTCATCAAGGACGAGGACATTCAAATCAGCGTGCGCAAGCAGGAAGACCGGGAGCCCGAGGACACGACCCGCACCGGCACCGTCACGTTCTTCAACGGTTCGAAGGGCTACGGCTTCATCAAGGACAGCCAGAGCCAGGAAAGCATTTTCGTGCACGCCAACGCCCTGGGCGGCCTCACCATTGGCGAGGGCGACAAGGTGACTTTCGAAACCGAAATGGGCATGAAAGGCCCCAACGCCGTGCGCGTGAAAAAGGCCAGCGCCACCCCGCCGCCCGCCGCGGCCGAGTAAGCATGGCTTCAGGAATAGAAAAAGGCTGACGCTCCAAGAGCGTCAGCCTTTTTGCGTTTGAACTGGCAAGAAAGCTATTTGCTCCGGTCCGACCGCCGTAGGCGGTCCGACCGGTTGAAGTAGCACCGATGTCATTAATTCAGCAACCGGTCGGAGCTAACTAGGCGTTGCCGTCCAGCGCAGCCAGGTTTTGCTCAGCGGCGGCGGCATCGGTGCTCGTGTCGGTTTCAGCAGCGGCAGTGCCGGCTTTGCGGCGCTTCGAGAGGTAGCTCAGGCCCAGGGCCACGAGGGCCGCACCGCCCACCACTTTCTGGGTGGTGCTCAGCTTGCCGAAGGTTTTGCCTTTGCCCAGCTTTTTGAGCGACTTGGTGGCGCCGCCGAGCAGCGTGGCCTTTTTAGCGGCCTTGTTTTTTTTGGTCTTTTTCATGACAGTTGCTTAAGCGAGAATGTGAATGCGGGAAAAAACGAGGCTTTAATCTTCCGATTCGGACCGGGAGGCGGACTTGGCTTTGGGTGCCTTGCGGCTTTTGTGGCGAGCGGGAGTGGGTTCGGCATCGTCGGCAGAACGGCCGGCCAAAAGGTGCGCCGGCCCGGAGTCGTTGTCCTCCGCATCTTTGGCTTTGGCGGATGGGGTGGCGCCGCCGTCCTGGGTGGCCAGGTAGGTGAGGCCGGCGGCCACCAGAGCAATGCCGCCCACCAGCTTCTGGCCGGTGCTGAGCTTGCCGATTTCCTTGGTCACCTTGCGAAACTTCTTGATGGACAAGGCAGCAACGTCCAGAATATCTTCCGAAACATCGTCTTTCTTGTGCTTCTTCTTTTTGTCTTTGGCCATGAGAAGGTTGGGTAAAACAACGGTTTCTAGAAGGAATTGTAGCGGGAAGGCCATAGCAGGTTTGCGGGGGCAATACCGGGGCACTGGCGCGGCCGGCGGATGATGGTATTCGCAGGGCCCAGCCGGAAGGTTGCCGTTTTGTTAATTCTTAACATGATAGCCAGACCATACTTGCCGCTTCAATCAGATGCTCATTTTATTCAAAATGAGTGAATTACTGCCCAAGAACTGGCTTTCTGCCCTCAGAGCAGCAGCACGTCGATACGGTGGGCGTGCACCTGCTGCAAGTCCTCTGACCAAGCGAAAACCGTGAAAAACCCATCCATGCTGGCCACCAGGGCAATGGCGTCGCGCTGGTCGTGCACAAACTGGGCGGCGGCCAGGTGGCGCGTGCCGCCGTTCTGGGCCGGATGCAGTTGCCGGGGCTCGCTGCCCACCACGGGCTCGGTCAGCGTCATCACCTCCACGGGCGTGCTGCGGGCGGCCCGCGTCACCTTGGCCCCGAAGGCCAGCAGGTGGTAGTCCTGGGTGATGACGGTGGCGCCGTCTACGGCGGTGAAGCCGCCCACCACGCCGATGCTGCGGTGCAGCTGGGTTTGGAGGCCGCGGCGCGACTGCCCCGGCCGGCGCCGCAGCGTGATGCCCTTGTAAGCCGGCGCCACGGGGTAGCTCAGCGGGTGCACCACCGATTCCTGCCACTTGTCGGAGCCGGGGGGCACCACCAGCACCAGGCCGCCGCGGCCGTGGGCGCGCATGGCAGCGGCCAGCTCCAGCAGCACGTTATCGACCTCGCCGGAGCCGGCCGAGGGCAGGCTCCGGCCGGGCAGGAAGGCGCGCAGGGCCGGGCAGTCGGCCATACCGCCGTGCTCCTCGTCCACCAGTTGCAGGTGGTCGCCGCGCAGCACGGCCACATTCACGTACTTGCCGAAACCGCCCACGCGGCGGTGCTTCACCACCAGCAGGCCGGGCTCCACCACTTCGAGCACAAAGCACAGCGAGGGAATGGTATTGGCCGTGCCCCAGAGGTAGAGGCCATCGGCGTCGTGCCACACGCCGAGGTGAATGCCAGGCTGCTCCACGGCGGGCGCCAGCTTCAGCAGGTTGTAGGGCGTGAGGCGGCGCTTGTGGCCGAACAGCAGCGGCCGGCGCACCTGGTCGGGCGGCAGCAGCGCCAGCGAAATGCGCGGCGGGTGGCCCTCCTCCCGGCGCAGGCTGGCCCAAAATGCCACGTCAACCACGGCTTCCACCCACTGCGCCTCGGGTGGGGCGGCCAGCCGGTCGGCGTCTTCCAGGCTGGCGGCGTGGTGCCGGGCAAAATGGGCTTCAATCATGGGCGCGGCCATGCGCGCCGTGAGGTAAGTGGGTTCGGAAAGCATGTGGGGTGGGAGCGGCAAGGGAAGCAGGGGCGGCGTGGAAAAGAGGTCAAAAGAACGTCATGCTGAGCGCAGCCGAAGCATCTCTACCGCCGTACTAAATTCGATTAGTTACGAGGTAGAGATGCTTCGGCTGCGCTCAGCATGACGTTCCTTTTTTCGAGCGGGTTACCAACCAACACCCGCCGCGCCGCTTAGTTATCCATGCGCATCTTTTCGGCTTCGATGCCGGTGCTGCGGCGCTGGCTGGCTTTCACGTTCTTGTTGCCAAACTTATAGCTGAAGTTGAGTTTCACGAAGCGGCTTTCCACCTTGTCGAGGTTCACAGAATTGACGCCATTGGCAAGTACCGAGTAGCGGTTCTGCTGGGTGTTGAACAGGTCAGTGACGTTGAGGGTGAGCGTGGCTGCGTCCTTGAACAGCAACTTGGAGACGCCCACGCTGCTGCTGAAGCGCGACTGGAAGGCCAGCCCGCCGAAGGTCATCGGCGACATGTACATGGCCGAGAGTTCGGCTTTGAAACCTTTGGGCAGCGTGAGGGTGTGGTTGCTGGAGAGATAGGCCGAGGGGCGGGACGCGCCCAGGCCCACGCTGGCGGTTTGGTTGATGCGGGCGTATTCGAGGCCGAGGGTGGTCACGGTCATCCACTTGTTGTTCAGCCAGGGCTTCATGAGCGTGGTGCTGGCCGAGAGGGATTCGGCGCTGCGGAAGTTGTCGAAGGAGTTGACCACGACCTGCGTGGCGTCGTTTTTCTGGTAGGTTTCCACCAGCACGTCGGTGTGGTGGCCGTAGCTGATGGACGTGGTGAGCAGGCTGTTGTAGGAGTGCGTGAACTCGAAGTTGTGCGAGAACGAGGGGCGGATGTTGGGGTTGCCCTGGGCGTATCGGTACTGGCTGATGTAGGTGACGAAGGGGTTGACGATGCCGAAGCGGAACCGGTCAATCTTGCGGCTGTAGGAGAAGCCCAGCTGCACTTTTTCCGACTGGTTGTACTGGGCCGCCACGCTGGGGAAGAAACTCAGGTAGTGGCGCTGGGTGCTTTGGCCGGTGGTGAGGGAGGTGCCGTCGGTGTTGGTTTGCTCGGCGCGCAGGCCCACTTGCAGGCTCATTTTCTGCACGGTGCGGGCGTAGGTGCCGTAGGCGGCGTTGATGTTTTCGCGGTAGATGAAGTGGTTGGTTTTGCCCGCGTCCACGGTCCAGGGCTGGCCGGCCGTGGCCTGCTCCCAGCGGATGTCGTTGTCGGTGGTGGTGAAGGTGGTTTTCAGGCCGGCCTCCAGCGTGCCTTTGTAAAGCGGTTGCGAGTAGTCGGCCGAGGCTGAGTGCACCGAGTTGCGGGCCGGCGAGTTGTCGCGCAGCAGGCCAGCGGGCCCGACTTCCTGCAAGCCGCCGTCGAAGTTGCGGGTCAGGTATTCGTTCTGCCAGTCCTTCTGGTAGCCAAAGTAGTCGGCGTTCAAGCTCAGGGTGCGGCCGGTGGTGTCGAGGGTGGTTTTGTAGTACAGGTTCACCGAGGGGCTCAGGAATTGGGCGGTGCCATCGGTGTGCACGTTCGAGGCCGATGCCAGGCCGGCGGCCGTGCCCAACTGGGCCAGGTTGTCGGCGGCCCGGTCGCGGGTGTTCAGCATGCCCTTGGCGGTGAGGCCGAAAGAGGTGGTCTTGCTCAGCGTGTAGTCGAAGCCCAGCCGGGCCGTGTTGCTCTGGCTGCGGCGCACCTCGCGGCCGTTTTCAATGATTTCCAGCTCGCCGCCGGCAGTGCGCCGGGCCTGGGTGGTGCTGTAGGTCTGGTTGTCCTGGCGGTCGAGGCCACCGAACACGTTCAGCTTGGCGGTGCGGTGGTTGAGGCTGAGGCCGGCGTTGTAGCGGCCGTACTGGCCGGCGCCCACACCCAGCGTGGCCACGCCGTTGGTGCCGAATTTCAGGCTTTTGGTAGTGATGATGTTGAGGATGGCCGCGCTGTTGGCGTCGTAGCGGGCCGAGGGATTGGCAATGACTTCGACTTTATCCAGCGTATTGCCGGGCATGGCGCTGAGCAGGGCTTTCAGCTCGTCGCCGGCCAGGTTGGTGGGCTTGCCGTCGAGCAGCACGGTCACGTTTTTGCCGCGCAGCTGGAAGCCGGCGCTGCTTTCGAGCACGCCGGGGGCACGGCCCAGCACGTCGTAGGCGGTGCCGCCGGCGGCAATGGGGCTGGCGGCCACGTTGAGCACCAGCTTGTCGGCTCGCTGCTCGATGAACGGCTTAGTGGCCGTCACGGTCACGCCGCCCAGCATTTTGCGGTCGGCGGCCAGCAGCACGGGGGCCAGAGCGGCGGGCTTATCGGCGGCCATGGTGAGGGCCACGGGCGCGGCAGCTTTGTAGCCCACGTAGCGCACCTGCAGCGTGTAGCGCCCGGCGGGCACGGCCTCGAAGCGGAAGGCGCCCTGCGCGTCGCTCACGGTGCTGAGCAGGGTTTTGGCGTCATCGGCGCTTTGCAGCACCACGGTGGCGAAGGGCAGCGCCTGGCGGCCGAGGCTGTCGGCCACGGTGCCGGTGAGGGACTGGGCAGCGGAGCGGCTAAGCGACTGGGCAGCCACTTTAGCAGCGGCAGTGCCTTTGGTGGCGGCTTGAGCGGCGGCTGGGGCCTGGGCGGCCACCGTGGCGGGCAGGGCGGCAAGGGCGCTTAAGAGCAGAACGGAGGCGGGAGCGTTTTTCATGGCGATGAAAAAAAGGACGTGGCGGAAGTGGATGCCCCAAGCCGCTAGCCGGCTGGGAATGGGACAAAGCAACGACGCCGAAAAGCCCTTTTTTCTGGTTTTTCGACCACTACGGGCCACTTTCCGACCAAAGCGGCCGCCCGGTTTTTTGGTCGAAAAAATCCCCGCATTAGTCGAAAAACGCCGCGCCCCGCAGCCGGCGCCCGCCCAAAACCTGCCACCTTCGCCCCATGCAAGCCCCCCCACCCGCCGACCGGCCCAGCCGCTTCCCCCTGCTGTTTGAGCTCCTGATTTGGGCACTCTACGTGGGCGTATTCAAGTATGCGCGCTTCATGGAAGACGCCGCCCTGGTGCACCGGCCCGGCCACCCCAGCAACTTTCCCTACCCGCAGCTCATCCTGTTTGCACTGCTGGCCACCGTCTACGTGGTGCCCTATTACCGCTGGCTGGTGCCCGCGCTGCTGCGGCAGCGGCGCTACGCCCTGCTGGGCGTGGGCACGCTGCTCTACCTGTGGTGGGGCACCAAGCTCAACCTCTGGCTGGCGGCGCTGCTGTTTGTGCCCGTGGCGGCCCCGCCCCTGCTCACCGACTACTACCAGCAGTTGGCCGCGATGTCGGGCCAGCAGCTGCTGCACGTGGCCAACCCCTACCTGGGCCTGCTGCTCACCGATTTTCTGGCCTTTAGCTGCGTGGCCTTCGTGCGGGTGGCGTTTGAGCAGGAATACCGGCGCCGCCACGTAGAGCGCGACCACCTGGCCCTGCAACTAACACAGCTCAAGAGCCAGCTCCAGCCCCACTTCCTGTTCAACACCCTCAACAGCATCTACGGCCTGAGCCTGGCCGGCTCGCCCGAAACGCCGCGCTTCATCCTGCTGCTCTCGGAGCTGATGCGCTACGTGCTGTATGACAGCGGCAAGGAGTACATCGCGCTGCCCGAGGAAATCACCTTTCTGGAAAACTACTTCGAGATGGAGCAGCGCAAATACGCCGGCGCGCGCATCACCCTCACCACCGTCGGGCCGGGCGCGGCGGGCCTGCAGGTGCCGCCCCTGCTGCTGCTGCCGCTGGTCGAAAACAGCTTCAAGCACGGCCGCCACCATTATTCCGACGATGCCAGCGTGGATGCCACCCTCACCACCGCGCCCGGCCGGTTGCACTTCGTCATTGAAAACGACATGCTACCGGAAATGCCGGCCGCGCCGGGCAAGCCCCGCAGCGGCGGCATTGGTCTGGTGAACATCCGCCAGCGGCTGCAACTGTACTACCCCAACGCCCACGAGCTGCGACTGTCGGAAAAGGACGGCCGGTACCGGGCGGAGCTTACTTTGCAGTTTCCGTAGCGTGGACTCTGTGAGTCCGCGCCTGCCCGAACATTACTAGCCCTTTTATGCGCGGACTCGCAGAGTCCACGCTACAGCCCCACATGCCCTCCGCCCCTATCCGCTGCCTCATTGTTGATGATGAGCCGCTGGCTCACCAGGTACTCACCCAGTTCATCAGCCAAACGCCGGGCCTGGTGCTGGCCGGCACCTGCCGCAACGCCATGGAAGCCCACGAGCACCTCACCAGCCAGCCCGTCGATTTGCTGTTTCTCGACATCGAGATGCCGCTGATGAACGGACTGGCCTTCCTGCGCACGCTCAAGCATCCGCCCCAAACCATCATCACCACCGCCTACCGCGAGTACGCCTACGAGGGCTACGAGCTCGACGTGCTCG
Proteins encoded in this region:
- the rlmF gene encoding 23S rRNA (adenine(1618)-N(6))-methyltransferase RlmF translates to MKKPAPATPTEKEQLHPRNPHRAPYDFPQLSQASPALKAFVQPNKFGNLSIDFADPAAVKALNRALLKQFYGIEHWDIPRGYLCPPIPGRADYVHYLADLLADSNGGQLPRGEDITVLDVGVGANCIYPIIGRREYGWHFVGSDVDGVAVRAAQQIEASNPSLAGAIEARLQPSRTRIFDGLIQAGEVFDLTMCNPPFHASAAEAAAGSQRKVAGLGTGPARGRGPRPTLNFGGQHNELWCEGGEAGFMRRMVQESGRRPTSAYWYTSLVSKKETLPGVYRALQTAGATDVRTIEMAQGQKKSRLVAWTFLKPQQQAAWRKARWSPAGA
- the rluF gene encoding 23S rRNA pseudouridine(2604) synthase RluF — its product is MPLTSLTRLNKFISESGLCSRREADRYIEQGLVLLNGKPAQVGDQVGPRDRVSVNGHKLEPKQAEDAVYLAFNKPVGITSTTEPGVRGNIVDYVNHAARVFPIGRLDKDSSGLIFLTSDGDIVNKILRAGNQHEKEYVVTVDRVLTDRMLDEMANGIPMLGTVTKKCVIQKETPYIFRITLVQGLNRQIRRMVEHFGYEVVKLERVRIMNVTLKGLPVGDWRELTPAELAGIMKMVANSSGTEEASGGRSRSKAPARKAASAPADAPAAQPGKPRPRKPGPPSMFNPSGTGWWGPRPEKDASAGKAAPGSKRPAKAGPGGPARAKSSAPSPQRPKSAGPGSSARPQSGRPGTAGGRPAGPGKSGSRGPGRPR
- a CDS encoding outer membrane beta-barrel family protein translates to MKNAPASVLLLSALAALPATVAAQAPAAAQAATKGTAAAKVAAQSLSRSAAQSLTGTVADSLGRQALPFATVVLQSADDAKTLLSTVSDAQGAFRFEAVPAGRYTLQVRYVGYKAAAPVALTMAADKPAALAPVLLAADRKMLGGVTVTATKPFIEQRADKLVLNVAASPIAAGGTAYDVLGRAPGVLESSAGFQLRGKNVTVLLDGKPTNLAGDELKALLSAMPGNTLDKVEVIANPSARYDANSAAILNIITTKSLKFGTNGVATLGVGAGQYGRYNAGLSLNHRTAKLNVFGGLDRQDNQTYSTTQARRTAGGELEIIENGREVRRSQSNTARLGFDYTLSKTTSFGLTAKGMLNTRDRAADNLAQLGTAAGLASASNVHTDGTAQFLSPSVNLYYKTTLDTTGRTLSLNADYFGYQKDWQNEYLTRNFDGGLQEVGPAGLLRDNSPARNSVHSASADYSQPLYKGTLEAGLKTTFTTTDNDIRWEQATAGQPWTVDAGKTNHFIYRENINAAYGTYARTVQKMSLQVGLRAEQTNTDGTSLTTGQSTQRHYLSFFPSVAAQYNQSEKVQLGFSYSRKIDRFRFGIVNPFVTYISQYRYAQGNPNIRPSFSHNFEFTHSYNSLLTTSISYGHHTDVLVETYQKNDATQVVVNSFDNFRSAESLSASTTLMKPWLNNKWMTVTTLGLEYARINQTASVGLGASRPSAYLSSNHTLTLPKGFKAELSAMYMSPMTFGGLAFQSRFSSSVGVSKLLFKDAATLTLNVTDLFNTQQNRYSVLANGVNSVNLDKVESRFVKLNFSYKFGNKNVKASQRRSTGIEAEKMRMDN
- a CDS encoding cold-shock protein — protein: MGRSQETFGKKDNEKKRAKKKTEKEERKAERQANAKSGVALEEMFAYVDEDGNITTTPPDPTRKRVIKDEDIQISVRKQEDREPEDTTRTGTVTFFNGSKGYGFIKDSQSQESIFVHANALGGLTIGEGDKVTFETEMGMKGPNAVRVKKASATPPPAAAE
- a CDS encoding putative sensor domain DACNV-containing protein, encoding MLSEPTYLTARMAAPMIEAHFARHHAASLEDADRLAAPPEAQWVEAVVDVAFWASLRREEGHPPRISLALLPPDQVRRPLLFGHKRRLTPYNLLKLAPAVEQPGIHLGVWHDADGLYLWGTANTIPSLCFVLEVVEPGLLVVKHRRVGGFGKYVNVAVLRGDHLQLVDEEHGGMADCPALRAFLPGRSLPSAGSGEVDNVLLELAAAMRAHGRGGLVLVVPPGSDKWQESVVHPLSYPVAPAYKGITLRRRPGQSRRGLQTQLHRSIGVVGGFTAVDGATVITQDYHLLAFGAKVTRAARSTPVEVMTLTEPVVGSEPRQLHPAQNGGTRHLAAAQFVHDQRDAIALVASMDGFFTVFAWSEDLQQVHAHRIDVLLL
- a CDS encoding sensor histidine kinase; this encodes MQAPPPADRPSRFPLLFELLIWALYVGVFKYARFMEDAALVHRPGHPSNFPYPQLILFALLATVYVVPYYRWLVPALLRQRRYALLGVGTLLYLWWGTKLNLWLAALLFVPVAAPPLLTDYYQQLAAMSGQQLLHVANPYLGLLLTDFLAFSCVAFVRVAFEQEYRRRHVERDHLALQLTQLKSQLQPHFLFNTLNSIYGLSLAGSPETPRFILLLSELMRYVLYDSGKEYIALPEEITFLENYFEMEQRKYAGARITLTTVGPGAAGLQVPPLLLLPLVENSFKHGRHHYSDDASVDATLTTAPGRLHFVIENDMLPEMPAAPGKPRSGGIGLVNIRQRLQLYYPNAHELRLSEKDGRYRAELTLQFP